Part of the Pseudomonas sp. M30-35 genome is shown below.
CGTATTGCTCGAACGAGATATCGCCCCAGGTGTTGGCGTTGTCGGCGTTCTTGGCTTGCACCTCCAGTGGGTTGTCTGGACGCAGGCCGTATCCAATGTCTTCGGCACCTTTGGCGAAGCGGGTGTGCTTGCTGACAAAGTCCTTGTTCACTGCGCCAGACTGAATGATGTGGTTGGCGATGTAGTTAAGGATTAACAAGTCAGTCTGTGGGGTGAAAACCATGGGTATATCGGCAAGCTCAAAACTGCGGTGCTCAAAGGTCGAAAGCACGGCCACTTTGACATGGGGAGAACTCAGGCGCCGGTCAGTCAGACGGCTCCAGAGAATCGGGTGCATCTCCGCCATATTTGAGCCCCAAAGCACAAATGCATCGGTGGCTTCAATGTCGTCATAGCAGCCCATTGGCTCATCCATGCCGAAGGTACGCATGAAGCCCATGACCGCTGAGGCCATGCAGTGGCGCGCGTTAGGGTCGATGTTGTTACTGCGAAAACCTGCCTTCATCAACTTATTGGCGGCGTAGCCTTCCCAGACTGTCCACTGGCCGGAACCAAACATGCCGAGCGCTGTTGGGCCGTCTGATTTAAGGGTCTGTTTGACCTTGGTTTCCATGATGTCGAACGCTTGCTCCCAGCTGATCGGCTGGAAGTCGCCCTGTTTGTCGTATTGACCGTCCTTCATGCGCAGCATCGGCTGGGTCAAGCGATCGCTGCCGTACATGATCTTCGACAGGAAGTAGCCTTTAACGCAGTTAAGGCCGCGGTTGACCTCAGCCTTGACATCACCATGGGTTGCCACCACTTGGTTATCGCGAGTCGCAACCATCACACTGCAACCGGTACCACAAAAGCGGCAGGGTGCCTTGTTCCAGTTCAGCGTGGTCATGTCTGACTCAGTGACTAGATTGGAGGCCGTGGTAATTATTGGTAAACCCGCTGCGGCTGCAGCGATTGCAGCGGCCTGTGCTTTGGCAAACTGACGACGAGTCAGGTTCATGGTGTTGCTCCTTCGCTGGCAAGGAGTTCGTGATAAACCAGTGCGGCATTTAGCACACCGGGAATGTTGTTGATCTGGTCAATACGTTGAAGTATTTGCTGCTCATCTTTCGCCTCAATGACCACTACGAGCTTGCCGACAGGGCTCTCCTGATGCAGTTCAAGGCCAGGTAGCAAGCGCAAGTTGGCTTTCACCGCGGCAAATAATTCGGGGCGTGCGTGTACCAATAAACTGGCGATATGCATAGATTCATCCATGTCACGTTGCTCCAGGTTGAGCGTGTGCTGTGCGGTGAAATGCGAAGTTAGGAAGGAGGAGGGCCGGGTGGGCCGACAAGCATCTGCAAAAACCAGACAAAGAAGCCGTAGCCACCCACAATGGCGATGGCTAACGCAGGGAATAGGCAAATAACAAGAAATAGGAAAAGTCGGGTTTCCTTGCCCTTTGTGCCCTTATCATCCGCAGTATCACGCATGCAGGCTCACTCCTTTAGATAGGTGTGAAGCAAGTTTAGACACGCTTGGAAAAAGCGAATTGATTGAGGTCAATGACCTGATAAATGGTAGGGGAAAGTAGCGGTGGAAACAGGCTCTGGAGGTTTTTGATTGTGCCCGAGCGGCGCGCAAGGTGGATAGCATGCTAACATTTGTTTGCGGCCAATCAGGGGCCGTTTTTTGTGAGCAGTAGAATGTCCGATAGCAATCCTTCCAGCCATCTGCAACAAGGCACCAGAGCTTATAAACGCGCAACCTTCGCGTTATTTTGTGCAGGGTTTTCGACCTTTGCTTTGCTCTATTGTGTGCAACCGTTGCTGCCTTTACTGGCCAGTTATTTCAGTGTTTCAGCCGCAGCAAGCAGCTTGGCGTTATCCCTGACAACGCTGAGCCTTGCCTTGTGTTTGTTGATCTCTGGCGCGCTAGCAGAAAGCTGGGGGCGTAAGCCGGTCATGGCTGTTGCACTGGGGCTGGCTAGCCTGCTTGGTGTGGCCTGCGCATTTGTCAGCGACTGGGATCATTTATTGGTTTTGCGCGCATTGCTCGGTTTGGCGCTCAGCGGGTTGCCAGCACTGGCTATGGCTTATGTGGGCGAAGAGTTCGACCCTGAAGCCTTGCCTGCTGCGATGGGGCTGTATATCGGCGGCACCGCATTGGGTGGTTTGTTAGGGCGATTGCTGGCGGGTCTACTCAGCGATATTGGTGGATGGCACCTGGCCTTGGCCGGTATTGGCGGCCTTGGGGTTTTAGGTCTTGGTTTGTTCATCTGGCTGTTACCTGCTTCGCGACATTTTCAGGCGCAGTCGTTGTCGTTCAGCGGCCTGTTACGCAACTTTCGGTTGCACCTGGCCAATCGAGAGCTACGGCTGTTATTCAGCATGGGTTTCTTGTTGATGGGCGGTTTTGTCGCCATGTTCAATTACGTAGGCTTCCGTTTGGCTGCAGCCCCATTCAACTTGTCGTCGACGGTGATTGGCTTGCTGTTTACGGTTTATCTGGTAGGTATTTTCAGTGCCGGCTGGGCTGGAAGACTTGTGCCACGTTTGGGCGCACGCCAGGTTATGCAGGGCGGGATTGTCATCATGCTGATCGGTGTCGGGCTGTGCGCGACGCCTTGGCTGGTTGCCGTAGTCATTGGTTTGGGATTGTTCACCCTTGGCTTTTTTGCTGCGCATGCGGTCGCCAGTGGCCAAATCGGCCAGCGAGCAAAAGGCGCTAAAGCTCAGGCGTCTGCACTGTACCTGTGTGCCTATTATCTGGGCTCAAGCGTGGTCGGTTACGTTGGCGGCTATGTATGGGAGCACGCGGGTTGGTTGCCGTTGTTGGGCGTTTTGGCGGGTTTGTTTATTGTCGCTGCATGGCGTGCTCGCAAGCTGTAAGTATCAGCACGCAGCCAATTCACTGCTCCATCGAGCGATACGCTCCAGGCGTTAATCCGGTCCATTTTTTGAAAGCACGATGAAAGGCTGAAGGTTCAGAAAACCCCAGCTGTTCGGCAATCATCTGAATCGACACCTCATCGCGGC
Proteins encoded:
- a CDS encoding MFS transporter; this translates as MSDSNPSSHLQQGTRAYKRATFALFCAGFSTFALLYCVQPLLPLLASYFSVSAAASSLALSLTTLSLALCLLISGALAESWGRKPVMAVALGLASLLGVACAFVSDWDHLLVLRALLGLALSGLPALAMAYVGEEFDPEALPAAMGLYIGGTALGGLLGRLLAGLLSDIGGWHLALAGIGGLGVLGLGLFIWLLPASRHFQAQSLSFSGLLRNFRLHLANRELRLLFSMGFLLMGGFVAMFNYVGFRLAAAPFNLSSTVIGLLFTVYLVGIFSAGWAGRLVPRLGARQVMQGGIVIMLIGVGLCATPWLVAVVIGLGLFTLGFFAAHAVASGQIGQRAKGAKAQASALYLCAYYLGSSVVGYVGGYVWEHAGWLPLLGVLAGLFIVAAWRARKL
- a CDS encoding chaperone NapD, whose protein sequence is MDESMHIASLLVHARPELFAAVKANLRLLPGLELHQESPVGKLVVVIEAKDEQQILQRIDQINNIPGVLNAALVYHELLASEGATP
- a CDS encoding periplasmic nitrate reductase, NapE protein yields the protein MRDTADDKGTKGKETRLFLFLVICLFPALAIAIVGGYGFFVWFLQMLVGPPGPPPS